Proteins from one Rosa chinensis cultivar Old Blush chromosome 7, RchiOBHm-V2, whole genome shotgun sequence genomic window:
- the LOC112178371 gene encoding uncharacterized protein LOC112178371 → MQCLLCNHPVEDVTHIFCKCSVAFEIFKAPPFHLQDFMIPPLHFKDWMLERAISLKPEIFAKLLMIVWALWKNRNSCLWNGTKQTAVDIYLSSLAWLEEFQKARATPSTQSNAQQKHTWKLVANGAFKLNVDAAFLPHQTKGGIGGVIRDATGQFFAAFAGPIAHTASLKQCELLAIRAGLDLVQALQLQKVIVESDCMEAVVEVQTRDHALLANGGLVDDIK, encoded by the coding sequence ATGCAATGTCTACTCTGCAATCATCCTGTGGAAGACGTCACTCATATTTTCTGTAAGTGCTCAGTGGCTTTTGAGATTTTCAAGGCTCCACCTTTTCACTTGCAAGACTTTATGATTCCACCGCTTCACTTTAAAGACTGGATGCTGGAAAGAGCGATCAGTTTAAAGCCTGAGATTTTTGCAAAGCTACTGATGATAGTTTGGGCCTTATGGAAGAATCGTAACAGCTGTCTCTGGAATGGGACTAAGCAGACCGCAGTGGACATCTATCTCAGCAGCCTTGCATGGCTTGAGGAATTTCAAAAGGCTAGAGCTACTCCCAGTACACAAAGTAATGCACAGCAAAAACACACTTGGAAGCTAGTCGCCAATGGAGCTTTTAAACTCAATGTGGATGCTGCGTTTCTACCCCACCAAACAAAAGGGGGTATTGGAGGTGTCATCAGAGATGCCACAGGTCAGTTCTTTGCTGCTTTTGCTGGTCCCATTGCGCATACTGCGTCGCTAAAACAGTGTGAGCTCCTCGCCATCCGAGCGGGGCTTGATCTGGTACAAGCACTACAACTTCAAAAAGTGATAGTTGAAAGTGACTGTATGGAAGCTGTAGTTGAAGTCCAGACAAGAGATCATGCTTTACTCGCTAATGGAGGTTTAGTTGATGACATTAAATAA